Genomic window (Falco cherrug isolate bFalChe1 chromosome 4, bFalChe1.pri, whole genome shotgun sequence):
TACAGATTGTTCGCTACACAGCTATTTAATTGCCTGCTACTGTGACACTTTTAAATTTAcatcttgggatttttttaggtgtttggggtttgttgtaggttttttgggtttgggttggttttttttcttttcttttttttttttttttccccctactaAACAGCTCTAGTAGTTTCTAGGAATTTCAGGATTTAGTTCTTGCCTGATGCCTAATTTTGATCAATATGTTCCACTTGGAACTGCACTGTACTGTCTTGGCTAGTCTGCAGGTTCAGAAATTCATCTGAAAGTTGAAATGCAGtgaaaaagctgctgaaacAATACCACCAGAATTAGTAAATAATTCCCTTGGTTATATAAGATAATGAAAGTAATGGAGATGCTATATAGTGAAACTAATTGTTTCTTCAGTGTGGTCTTCATAATTCATAGAAATTTCTTCAGGTCTTCCATTCTGTTGTTGTCTTCTCCAGTATCCATAATTTTTTGCGATTTTcataatatgcattttaaaagaggCACCCAGAAAGGCATAGAGAAGAGGGTTCAGGCAGGTATGAAACAAAGCTATGCTCTTGGTGACCTGGAGTGCAACATCTATGGTTTTGCTTGCATCACAGTCAGTAATCAACATGTAGATGATATCTATGGCTCGCCAGAGCTTAACTATGTTGTAAGGTAGCTGGGTGATAATGAAAGCAGCCACTACTGCCAGCAGAACCATAAAAGGTCTAgattttttaacatttgcagATCTAAAGATTGCTCGAGCAGTAGCTGAATAGCAGATCAGCATTACtaggaaaggaagcagaaattcCAGGATAATTTCCAAGATTTGAATGGTTGCTTTTAAGAGTGTTTCCATGTTCATTGGAAATACAGGAAGGCATTCATTCCTGTCATTGTGTTTCTTGACTTGATTAAATATCAGTTCAGGGATACTGAGGAAAATAGCAGACAGCCAGACACAGATGCAGGTAACACTGCAGTGTTTACCAATTCTTCTATGACTCTGGGATTCGGAAGTGGCCTTGTACCTATCCACACTGATACAGGCCAGGAACAGCATGCTAGAGCTGAAATTCATGGTGTACAGAGAAGAAGTGAGCTTGCACATTGAGTTTCCAAGTTCCCATCCCTGCACTGCATTTGCAGCCCAAAAAGGGAGTGTAAAGAGCAAGAGCAGATCAGCAATGGCTAGGTGCATGATGTACACATCCGTCTTAGTCTTCGGTTTCTTGCAATAGGCATAAATTGCAACCACTAATGAATTTCCAGCAACTCCAACAGTGAAAGCCAATGCATAGAACACAGGGAGAAATAATTTACTGAAATTTCTCACATCACTCTTTTCACAGAGAAGCTCATATGTATTGTAATCTGTTACAGAGTTGAGATAGTCTTCTTCATCCTCAATCCAGTAATCGGTTGAGTTATTCGTATCCCAGCCCATGGCAAAGCTACAAGACACaagaaaaagcagggaagaagggaagacCAAACAAATAATACTgggtttacattttaaaaattctgttgaaGCCTAAATCCCTTGCTCAAGGTTGCTTACACATTTTAAGTTTAAAGAAGTTGGATACTGAGAATACATTAGAGCTAGACAGTGATGGAGGCAGAACAGACTGTCTCACATTCTTACATCAAATAGGGTAACTGACTACATCCGCACATGCAATACAGAGTAAAAGGgattaaatttaaatgttttcattaaccTTAGTGTTTGAGATTGCAAGGTGCTTGGAGTGCACCTCACTGGTCTCCACCTTTCAGTTGAGGAGCCATCATTGCTTAAACTGCTCTGATGGAGTTACGTTTAACAAtattaattgcaaaataaatgtgtacCTTTGTAGGGTTGAAATTACACCTTCCTCTCTACAGCCTCTACAAAGCAAAGATGTACCAGCTGAAGGCTGTAAATGCTATTACAATAGAGTGCATAAGGAATACTAACAGATTAAAGCTGAGAGGCAAGCAGAAATATTCTGTGCCTACCGTCATAAATTTTGGCAGATCCGGGATACGAGTGTAACATAGGGAGAGTGTGCTTGCTTGTTTCTCAGGCACACATATACATGCCTGTTACATAAAGCACAGCAGTAGAGTCAGTTGCTGAACAGCAGTAGAACAAGCTTAGTTTAGTCTCCATCCCACACAGTGAGCCATGCCCATGTGGAATTTCATACAGAATCAAGTTGCTGTGGGTACACTGCAATTTACAGCTGGAGAGTTCTGAGGATATGTCAGAAAGGAATCTTACTGCATACAAAGCTGCCCGCAAGTACCCAAACAGCTCAGAAACTCTCCTGTTTTTCATGACAAAGTACTCTGTAAACAACTAAGGCTCTATTCTTGCTGCCAGCTTAGGGTTGAAGTTTGAGAGTTCTTATCTTCAGATAAGTCTTAAGCAAGTCATGTCCTACGgtattctcttcttttcctggaATTGTGTTCATTGACTAATTTGCTGAAATTCTTTCTGTTGTCAACTACAGTCCAGCAGTGCcctgttttcttgaaataaatgggATTAAGATTTCTTAACAGCACTagcaaaaagcagctgagaatTAAAAGCACATCCCCCTTTCTCATCATCTGCAGTGTTTCGGAATTTGAGGCCAGCGTTTCTGAAAGCAGATTCTTATCTGCTATTCTGCCCGAGAGCTACAGTTTGGCTTTTTCAAGCTTCAAAAGTTCCAAA
Coding sequences:
- the ACKR4 gene encoding atypical chemokine receptor 4 produces the protein MGWDTNNSTDYWIEDEEDYLNSVTDYNTYELLCEKSDVRNFSKLFLPVFYALAFTVGVAGNSLVVAIYAYCKKPKTKTDVYIMHLAIADLLLLFTLPFWAANAVQGWELGNSMCKLTSSLYTMNFSSSMLFLACISVDRYKATSESQSHRRIGKHCSVTCICVWLSAIFLSIPELIFNQVKKHNDRNECLPVFPMNMETLLKATIQILEIILEFLLPFLVMLICYSATARAIFRSANVKKSRPFMVLLAVVAAFIITQLPYNIVKLWRAIDIIYMLITDCDASKTIDVALQVTKSIALFHTCLNPLLYAFLGASFKMHIMKIAKNYGYWRRQQQNGRPEEISMNYEDHTEETISFTI